From the genome of Vanessa cardui chromosome 17, ilVanCard2.1, whole genome shotgun sequence:
TTATACCACGTTAgttcattgattttaaaatttcaatatttatgcaAATATGTAACAGTACATTCCAATAGACTTACCAAATGTGTATCAAGCGTTTTCAAATGAACGATTTAAAAAACCTAAGCGTCATAATTATACTACGTTAGTACAAATTACGCAATAAGGcaaatttaaaatgatgtaATGTTCGTTCGTCCATTGAAGCTTTACAGACGCGTGTTTTTTCTCTTACCAATTAATTCTGTTTGGCGATTCATGTCCGTTAGTAAACAACGTTAACACATGCGAAGTCATAATTTCTGACAGCATCCATCATtgtatttctaaaaaataaataaactcatcGACTAGAAGTGTatgacttattaaaaaaaaataaactacctgactttaaaaaaacaattgtcaataaataatacGTCAAAATCCGAAGCATTCAAACTTCGCGCCAAAAAGTAAACCCGACCGTCTGTGACAGTTGACGGCGTGTTTTTTTAATGCTGTACGCCACAAGGTAATGATCTATTAGGCGATAGGAATATAATATTCGCATAAACtttttcttgtaatattttattaattgtatatataaatatttaaataaacatagataacaaaaatttttcagtatttttttcatatttaataacctaTAGGgttaccttttaaaatttattaaatatataagagcAGTAAGTAATATTCCAAACAATCTACCAATTATGTTTtactcaaatttttaataatgattttgtgtaaacttgtttaataaataaaaaatatgaataatcctcccaatataattttattgtatgattttttttatataatttataaaaactaaaaatgattcaatttaattttgattgaatCTGCATGCTTCCATATTGCTAGCTTATTACTTTTAGGGACTTgacagaattataaaaaaaacaactagaGCAGATGCTCCAATAATTAGTaccttatatgtttataattatgttaaatttgtttttttttttaatttctttttataaagaataaggaaattattataagataaataaaataacttttaatgcGTTATAAATATTAGCATATAATTGTCAATATGTATCAAATccgttacatttaaattattataaaaataattaattggaacgaatacttataaatttatttacctatCTATAAGATAGATTTAACGAGCATAGTAAGGCTTTCCATGCATGCTATGCTAATACCGCATTGGTTTGTACTAATGAAGTCTTACATTTCAAAAgagtacaatataaaaaactaagTATAGTAAGTAATACTATGAATAGTATAAGACTTAGTCGCCGGTCATCATCTCCATGAATTCTGAAACAAATTGATATCAATTATAAagatgaaatcaaataaaaacagaacaacataatatttgaaaatttcaaaTTGATTGGTAATcatttgtcaaataaaatagttatagaaCCATATTATATGATTCGTATTTGCTTCTTAACTTTACatgcatttttttatcaaatgacCCTTAAAACTATCtcgcattataatataaatccacatgttcattataaaaaaaaattgagaacaAAAAGAGGTGAAAAAAGGTTATATCTTAATATCTTTCAAGTAATAATCCgttcaaaaaaaagaaaattagaaAGTTCAAAATCAAAAGGGAAGTAGCGTGATCATCTCTCATTATTTCAGTTTCATTTtagatacttatataattttaatgaatactgaCCATCGAAATCAACGGTTCCAGAGCCGTCAGTGTCAATTTCTGCAATAATGCCGTCCAGGTCAGCGTTACTGAGTTTGTCATCAAGAGCCGCGAGGATCTCCTTCAGGGTGGATGTAGTGATGTAACCGTTGCCTTCACGGTCATACAAtctgaaatttaaatgaataagatTAAAGTTCATTGATCACTTcgaataataagaaattatctGATATAAAGTTCCATGTACAGTAttacatgttttaaatttacaactggatattatttttctttcaaaaatacCTACTTCATACTTTAcgcataattaatattgtttgtaaaattagatAATGTAATTACACTATAATTTCTTGTCACAAAATACCAACTCTAATAATATCAGATATAATTGTAAACAGATTACCGACTTAAAAGTTTGATATCATGAAAGGTGAAATACAGTATTCAAAATGGATTAATTTACTCTTATAGAAAACAAATTCTAATGTTGAGTCGGgctaagaaaaggttcgtcaccttaagatcaaTTTTTGTGTgcacagtatgagcgataatctgctttaccgattaaGAATGATATATTGCGCCGCAAtcatttgatgtttatattcaaaaggcactaagagttaaagacttgataagggattaatttgaaaactgacgaaggttttcttactcttacTTCCGactgtatgtttgttacttattttattttaaatgtaaacgttaaaaatgtaacagtctataaatgttctaacacatgcaagttttctcacgatgttttccgtcacagCAGGACACAGGATTAATTGGTATTATTCGGGACTAATACTCGCACCAGTCCATTCAGACTTACGTGTTCTTACAACTGTGCTGGGTCACATCTCTTTAaagtattattcaataatacttatatacaaatagactgtcaatattcataatatacctGAAAGCTTCTTTCAGTTCCTGCTGCATGGCTTCAGCATCCTCTTCTTCTAAGAAGTGGGATGCAATATTGCAAAAACCATCGAAGTTGATTTTGCCAGTACCTgtgaatgaatatattatgtttgaaatttataagaaGAAGACAGTTGAGAGTCAGaatattgttgtataaaaatcCACTTAATTAAGAAAAGTGTAAGTGATGTTGAGTAAATGGCTATTCGTATTTTgcattctatattaaatatgtctacGTATgggtaatatacataatatgtactcATACAATTATAAGGAACCAATCAGGAAATCGAATACCTTTCTTTCGAATCAACTCGTCATAGGTTAGTACGTCATATGTTTTCGtttctttgatttaatttattttactaatatcatGTGTAAAACAATCAGATAAATGATTGCATctatgtgttatatataatataggcaTTTTCCAATTACTAATATGTCtatgtaaaaatatcataaagcgaaattcaaaaataaaattgcgttaaaaaagtaataatttagtatCAAGGAAGTacactataaattttaattctagCTGAATTGTTATCAAGATAACctaataactgttttttttaaagttggtaGTTAGCCAAGAAACAAATCTAAGCAAGGGAATTTGTCGTTCAAATAGTTTAAAATCGAAAACAAAATCTTTCGGATTAATCCAGAATATCAACATATTAATATTGCcaaagaaaaaatttaaatctactAATGAgcttaattaagaaaaaatatttcataacatttgATGATTCCATGTTGCGGAATTTTGTATTGCAACCACAAGCACATGCACTGTTATTGCATGCATGTAATAAATGGATAACAATAAGTGTTGGGacttattcttttaaattatattgacgtATAAATGGACGCAGTGCTGAcac
Proteins encoded in this window:
- the LOC124537006 gene encoding troponin C, whose product is MDTDDDQKMAMLRKAFQMFDTTKSGYIDVLKISTILNTMGQLFDDSELQALIDENDPEGTGKINFDGFCNIASHFLEEEDAEAMQQELKEAFRLYDREGNGYITTSTLKEILAALDDKLSNADLDGIIAEIDTDGSGTVDFDEFMEMMTGD